A portion of the Sphaerochaeta pleomorpha str. Grapes genome contains these proteins:
- a CDS encoding LacI family DNA-binding transcriptional regulator, whose translation MTKRTTVYDIAHELGISPSTVSRVLNNSSLISDEKRELIISTAERMGYCKRSIKRQKNRTIVTIRLFLPPAKYSYIHLFYDVAELIEGIQKGFDNTKVNIIISVNDGDLTLFDSKKLGDIDGCIFAFTMPSAPLETMLEEREIPFVLLNREDPENNYVMVDSIGGMQKLVKAMWNKYGDALHPCFIGFSPLSAVSKRREEGVRTGCLSYSIPFCDEDVFNIDSIGELKEKVLPIILERGYNAVFCFNDLLAVSLYQSALNLSLAIPESFSLSGFDNSPMLDLLDKRINTIEFSLRKLGVEAGLWLQGKIIERIELPLQKNLEGTYIPGGTI comes from the coding sequence ATGACAAAAAGAACAACTGTATATGATATTGCCCATGAACTTGGAATTTCACCCAGTACTGTATCCAGGGTGCTGAACAACTCTTCTCTTATTAGTGATGAGAAACGGGAGTTGATCATATCCACTGCTGAGAGGATGGGGTATTGCAAGCGCTCTATCAAGCGTCAGAAAAACCGTACCATTGTGACTATCAGGTTGTTCCTGCCTCCTGCCAAATACAGTTATATTCATTTGTTCTATGATGTTGCCGAATTGATCGAGGGTATTCAGAAAGGATTCGATAATACTAAGGTCAATATAATCATCAGCGTCAATGATGGGGATCTTACCCTGTTTGATTCTAAAAAACTTGGGGATATCGATGGTTGTATTTTTGCTTTTACGATGCCATCAGCACCTCTTGAGACAATGCTTGAGGAAAGGGAAATACCTTTTGTCCTGCTGAACCGTGAAGATCCTGAAAACAACTATGTGATGGTCGATAGCATCGGGGGGATGCAAAAGCTCGTAAAGGCAATGTGGAACAAGTATGGGGATGCCCTTCATCCTTGTTTCATTGGTTTCTCTCCTCTGTCAGCCGTTTCCAAACGGAGAGAAGAGGGTGTGCGAACAGGATGCCTTTCCTATTCCATTCCCTTTTGTGATGAAGATGTCTTCAATATCGATTCAATCGGTGAGTTGAAAGAAAAAGTATTGCCCATCATCCTTGAGCGTGGCTACAATGCCGTATTTTGTTTTAATGACTTGTTGGCAGTCTCTTTGTATCAGTCGGCCCTCAATCTCTCCCTGGCTATTCCCGAATCCTTTTCCCTTTCAGGATTCGACAATTCACCGATGCTTGATCTTTTGGATAAAAGAATCAATACCATCGAATTCTCTTTGCGAAAACTGGGTGTTGAGGCTGGTCTCTGGCTGCAAGGTAAAATTATTGAGCGAATTGAACTGCCCCTACAGAAAAACCTTGAGGGTACGTATATTCCTGGAGGGACAATTTGA
- a CDS encoding sugar ABC transporter substrate-binding protein, whose protein sequence is MKKRTYLVVGLVLSMVFAMLLMGCGKKTESVQQEKSIEVAICTPYLSSVTTKQMVELMQSKLGAMGYKVSVYDSANDTSKLASDIETCVVSKVDAIVIVSVDPSLCKSQIQEASDAGISVFGCDSGYFDAMQMNATSDNYQMGTMMSKYLFEKIGKQGNIVHLTHRPHPGVVKRTLAMEDVLKEYPQIKLLSEHHIDVPNQINNSKEIVENLLTAYPQKGSIDAILCAWDEPAIGATQALQEAGRDEILVVGVDGNEQAVKLINEGTNLVATLGQDFDGMASMVASEIVKVVKGESTEKGEKYVPALLIEK, encoded by the coding sequence ATGAAAAAGAGAACTTATTTGGTCGTGGGGTTAGTTCTGTCGATGGTATTTGCGATGCTCCTTATGGGCTGTGGCAAGAAAACCGAAAGCGTTCAACAGGAGAAATCTATAGAGGTAGCGATCTGCACGCCGTATTTGTCATCTGTAACAACAAAACAAATGGTTGAGCTCATGCAGTCGAAGTTAGGTGCTATGGGGTACAAGGTGTCTGTATATGATTCTGCAAATGATACCAGCAAATTGGCGTCTGACATTGAGACATGCGTCGTTTCGAAGGTTGATGCTATTGTAATTGTCAGTGTCGACCCCAGCCTGTGCAAGTCCCAGATTCAGGAAGCTTCTGATGCGGGTATTTCGGTATTTGGTTGTGACTCGGGTTATTTTGATGCTATGCAGATGAATGCGACCAGTGACAACTACCAAATGGGAACCATGATGAGCAAATATCTTTTCGAGAAAATTGGAAAACAAGGGAATATTGTTCACCTCACCCATCGCCCCCATCCCGGTGTAGTGAAGAGAACGTTGGCCATGGAAGATGTTTTGAAAGAGTATCCTCAGATCAAACTGCTAAGCGAACATCATATAGATGTTCCGAATCAAATCAACAATTCCAAGGAAATCGTAGAGAATTTACTTACTGCTTACCCCCAGAAAGGATCAATTGATGCAATTTTATGTGCATGGGATGAACCTGCGATTGGTGCTACCCAGGCTCTTCAAGAAGCTGGCCGTGATGAAATCTTAGTCGTAGGTGTAGATGGAAACGAACAGGCAGTGAAACTGATCAATGAAGGTACAAACCTCGTTGCTACCTTGGGTCAGGATTTTGATGGGATGGCTTCTATGGTTGCCTCTGAAATTGTCAAAGTCGTGAAAGGGGAGTCCACGGAAAAGGGTGAAAAATATGTTCCTGCACTCTTAATCGAGAAATAG
- a CDS encoding FAD-binding protein yields the protein MIEKVGTVTFEGISIPVFFSHVLIIGSGAASLSCALHLKRMGCDDITIVTDNSLGGTSRNTGSDKQTYYRLNDSGQVPDSPYAMAESYLEGGAMHGDIAFVEAQGSTQAFYNLVSLGVPFPHNRYGGYTGYKTDHDPSNRGISLGPYTSRVMMEKFQSEISRLDICELDHQDAVQLLMAADDRIAGALFVDKQGTLSENLGFSIILSDHVVLGTGGPAGLYAASVYPKVHTGSIGLALEVGAEAVNLTESQFGLASTKVRWNLSGSYQQVLPRYFSTDAQGGDEQDFLVPYFNDWKELTRAVFLKGYQWPFDAAKIPDNGSSLIDLLVYQETQVKKRRVFVDYRNNLNGKAGWGVFSKQVVDEVALHYLDNSRAWAETPLKRLQLLNPEAYTMYLDKGVDLSLVPLEIDLCAQHNNGGLSADIWWESTNIKRLYPIGEVNGSHGVSRPGGSALNAGQVGAKRAATRIVGYGENDSLDIDSAIVATSSQVKNVVVLAHRWVRQNALDHFSVPAAKEVLSGIRSEMQLRMSECAGPVRRAKAVELACLKARQQRMHALENLSVPPVLLTVALQLRHMLISQDWYLSAIKGYLANGGGSRGSYLVFDEAGDSAHPLLPAYRIKQELLAMRSKIQVLSLDAKGQIVQRYASARPIPKTEFWFEQVWAEFRNGAFLLPLDDAGKAKEQ from the coding sequence ATGATTGAGAAAGTCGGAACGGTTACTTTCGAAGGCATCTCTATACCTGTTTTCTTTTCCCATGTCCTGATAATTGGGTCTGGGGCTGCCTCTCTATCGTGTGCTTTGCACCTGAAAAGAATGGGCTGTGACGACATTACCATCGTAACCGATAATTCTTTGGGGGGGACCTCCCGCAACACGGGGTCAGACAAGCAGACCTATTACCGGCTCAATGATTCCGGACAGGTTCCCGACTCCCCCTATGCAATGGCAGAGTCCTACCTTGAAGGTGGGGCCATGCATGGGGATATTGCCTTTGTTGAAGCCCAGGGGTCTACACAGGCTTTCTATAACCTTGTTTCTTTGGGGGTCCCGTTTCCCCATAATCGGTATGGTGGGTATACTGGCTACAAGACCGACCACGATCCCAGCAATAGGGGCATTTCTTTAGGTCCGTACACCTCCAGGGTCATGATGGAGAAATTCCAATCGGAAATTTCCCGTCTGGATATCTGTGAATTGGATCACCAGGATGCCGTTCAATTGTTGATGGCAGCAGATGATCGTATTGCAGGGGCCCTCTTTGTTGATAAACAAGGTACTTTATCAGAAAACCTTGGGTTCTCTATCATCCTCAGTGACCACGTGGTTTTGGGTACGGGCGGCCCTGCAGGTTTGTATGCTGCGTCAGTCTACCCAAAAGTCCATACAGGCAGTATCGGGCTCGCACTCGAGGTTGGCGCTGAGGCTGTGAACCTTACCGAGTCACAGTTTGGCCTTGCTTCTACCAAGGTCCGCTGGAATCTGTCAGGCAGTTACCAACAGGTTTTGCCACGCTATTTCAGTACCGATGCCCAAGGTGGGGATGAGCAGGATTTCCTTGTCCCTTATTTTAATGATTGGAAGGAATTGACTCGCGCAGTGTTTCTCAAGGGATATCAATGGCCCTTCGATGCAGCCAAGATCCCTGACAATGGTTCTTCTTTGATCGATCTGCTCGTGTACCAGGAAACCCAGGTAAAGAAACGGCGGGTATTTGTCGATTACCGTAACAACCTTAACGGCAAGGCTGGTTGGGGTGTTTTCTCAAAGCAGGTTGTCGATGAGGTTGCCTTGCACTATCTGGATAATTCAAGGGCTTGGGCCGAGACTCCCTTAAAGCGATTGCAATTACTCAATCCGGAAGCCTATACGATGTATCTGGACAAAGGGGTAGACCTCTCTCTCGTTCCCTTGGAAATTGATTTGTGCGCCCAACATAACAACGGTGGGCTCAGCGCTGATATCTGGTGGGAATCTACCAATATCAAGCGGTTGTACCCAATCGGGGAAGTAAACGGAAGCCATGGCGTGAGCCGGCCTGGCGGAAGTGCACTCAATGCAGGGCAGGTTGGTGCCAAACGGGCAGCTACCAGGATTGTCGGCTACGGAGAAAACGATTCCCTCGATATTGATAGTGCAATAGTAGCGACGTCTTCCCAGGTGAAAAACGTTGTGGTTCTTGCCCATAGGTGGGTACGCCAGAATGCCTTGGACCATTTTTCGGTTCCCGCTGCAAAAGAAGTGTTGTCGGGTATACGAAGCGAGATGCAACTGAGGATGTCTGAATGTGCAGGTCCTGTAAGGAGGGCCAAAGCCGTTGAGCTCGCTTGCCTAAAAGCTAGGCAGCAACGCATGCATGCCCTGGAAAACCTTTCGGTTCCCCCGGTGTTACTCACTGTAGCCCTGCAGCTACGGCATATGCTCATCTCCCAAGATTGGTATCTTTCTGCAATAAAAGGATATCTTGCTAATGGAGGGGGAAGCAGGGGGTCCTATCTTGTGTTTGATGAAGCTGGAGATTCTGCGCACCCTTTGCTGCCTGCATACAGGATAAAGCAAGAACTTTTGGCCATGCGGTCAAAAATCCAGGTATTGTCATTGGATGCAAAAGGGCAGATTGTCCAGCGGTATGCTTCTGCCAGACCGATTCCCAAAACGGAATTCTGGTTCGAGCAGGTATGGGCAGAATTTCGGAACGGAGCATTTTTGCTTCCCCTCGACGATGCGGGGAAGGCCAAAGAGCAATAG
- the proC gene encoding pyrroline-5-carboxylate reductase yields MKKIGIIGCGNMGGAIATALSTNKDWSITLYDSNDDLATGLAIELGCIASPSITEMIRNCQYIILAVKPQILPSLYQIFSENNAPSKYWISIAAGVPLSVLCEKLGTGNVVRFMPNIAAKAKKAVTAVASCENADKELTDTAMEIATSFGSAFALPESQFAAFIGISGSAIAYVFEFFHALAMGGVEEGIPYPTALAIARDTCISAATLQKETGKGAVELATMVCSAGGTTIKGMKALAQGNFDATVMSAVSASAEKSRQLEELAKQK; encoded by the coding sequence GTGAAAAAAATTGGTATTATCGGATGCGGAAACATGGGTGGTGCGATTGCAACGGCCCTCAGCACCAACAAAGATTGGTCAATTACCCTATATGACAGCAACGACGACCTGGCTACGGGTCTTGCCATTGAGCTTGGTTGCATCGCTTCACCGTCAATAACAGAAATGATCAGAAACTGCCAATATATCATTTTGGCAGTCAAACCACAGATCCTTCCCTCTCTCTACCAGATTTTTTCGGAAAACAACGCCCCTTCAAAATATTGGATCAGTATTGCGGCGGGGGTTCCCCTTTCGGTGCTCTGTGAAAAACTGGGAACAGGCAATGTAGTTCGATTCATGCCCAACATTGCTGCAAAGGCAAAAAAAGCAGTTACTGCAGTTGCCTCCTGTGAAAATGCAGATAAGGAACTTACCGATACGGCGATGGAAATTGCAACGTCCTTCGGTTCTGCCTTTGCCCTTCCAGAAAGCCAGTTTGCGGCTTTTATCGGCATTAGCGGTTCTGCAATCGCCTATGTCTTCGAATTCTTCCATGCCTTGGCAATGGGAGGAGTGGAAGAAGGCATTCCCTACCCAACTGCCCTGGCTATTGCCCGTGATACCTGCATCAGTGCCGCAACCCTACAAAAGGAAACAGGAAAGGGTGCTGTAGAACTTGCTACCATGGTCTGCTCGGCAGGGGGAACCACGATCAAGGGAATGAAAGCCCTCGCCCAGGGGAATTTCGATGCAACCGTTATGTCAGCTGTGAGCGCCTCAGCCGAGAAATCACGGCAACTCGAAGAACTGGCAAAACAAAAATAA
- the serS gene encoding serine--tRNA ligase: MIDLKELKTRHDEIAKNISDRNMHVNIDEIIELQDKRSALMQESEAFRAKRNENAQKMKTKLDNETRQALIAEGKQIKEAIAAMEAELNEIEKDYQEKAKTIPNYYNPKAPVGKEDKDNTAIKFVGEPPKFDFKPLDHVQLGESLDLIDFDTATRVSGPKFYYLKNQAVILQMALERYAMDIVMKHGFTPFITPDIAKEEILNGIGFNPRGAESNIYTVEGTGTCLVGTAEITLGGYYANQILDQSQLPIKMTGLSHCFRREAGGAGQYSKGLYRVHQFSKLEMFIYCLPEDSDSYHEQLLAIEEEIFSGLGLAYRIVDTCTGDLGAPAYRKFDIEAWMPGRGDQGEYGEVTSTSNCTDYQARSLQIRYRDSEGKLQFVHMLNGTAMALSRAMVAVLENYQNADGSISMPEALVPLTGFTVIPARK, translated from the coding sequence ATGATAGACTTGAAAGAATTGAAAACCAGACATGACGAAATCGCAAAGAATATCAGCGACCGTAACATGCATGTCAATATTGATGAAATCATTGAGCTTCAGGACAAACGCTCTGCATTGATGCAGGAAAGCGAAGCCTTCCGGGCAAAACGCAATGAGAATGCCCAGAAAATGAAAACCAAGCTCGACAATGAGACCCGCCAGGCTTTGATAGCAGAAGGGAAACAAATCAAGGAAGCCATTGCCGCCATGGAAGCTGAACTCAACGAGATTGAGAAAGACTATCAGGAAAAGGCAAAGACCATCCCCAACTACTACAACCCGAAGGCTCCCGTAGGTAAGGAAGACAAAGATAACACTGCTATCAAATTCGTTGGTGAACCTCCCAAATTCGATTTCAAGCCTTTGGACCATGTCCAACTCGGGGAAAGCCTTGACCTCATTGATTTTGATACAGCCACACGCGTATCGGGTCCTAAATTCTACTACTTGAAGAACCAAGCGGTAATCCTACAGATGGCCCTTGAGCGATATGCCATGGACATCGTGATGAAACACGGCTTCACCCCATTCATCACCCCCGATATTGCAAAAGAAGAAATTCTCAACGGAATCGGCTTCAATCCCCGCGGTGCAGAAAGCAACATCTATACAGTGGAAGGAACAGGTACCTGCCTGGTAGGGACTGCAGAAATTACCCTCGGTGGATATTATGCCAACCAGATTCTCGACCAATCACAATTGCCTATCAAAATGACCGGACTTTCCCATTGTTTCAGAAGGGAAGCTGGTGGGGCCGGACAGTATTCAAAGGGTCTGTACAGGGTCCATCAATTTTCAAAACTGGAAATGTTCATCTACTGCCTCCCTGAGGATTCCGATTCCTACCATGAACAGCTGCTTGCCATCGAAGAAGAGATTTTCAGCGGACTTGGCCTTGCTTACCGTATCGTCGATACCTGCACCGGTGACCTGGGAGCCCCTGCCTACCGAAAATTCGATATCGAAGCCTGGATGCCAGGTCGTGGCGATCAAGGCGAATATGGTGAAGTAACCTCAACAAGCAACTGTACCGACTACCAGGCAAGAAGCCTGCAGATCCGCTATCGCGATAGCGAAGGGAAACTGCAATTCGTACATATGCTCAATGGAACTGCAATGGCACTCAGCCGGGCAATGGTTGCAGTTTTGGAAAACTACCAGAATGCCGATGGTTCCATCAGCATGCCGGAAGCTTTAGTACCACTTACAGGGTTTACTGTTATTCCTGCAAGAAAATAA
- a CDS encoding nicotinate phosphoribosyltransferase: MHISALTTDFYELTMMQGYFSNNLNPQVVFDMFYRTNPFEGGYTIFAGLNELIDKLESFSFSKEDLEYLKGLNQFTDDFLEYLAGYHFAGEIYAIEEGSVVFPGEPLVRVHTTLIEAQLIEGLLLNNLNFQSLIATKASRMALAANRGLLMEFGLRRAQGEDGALSASRASFIGGSVVTSNTLAGKTYGIPVSGTMAHSWIMAYGSELESFRSFARLYPDNAVLLIDTYDTLGSGIDNAIIVGLEQKKLGKKIGVRIDSGDLSYLPRVIRKKLDDAGLTDASICVSNDLTEEIVQTLIHDEVPIDSWGIGTHLVTGGAQSSLNGVYKLAAKEGKDGTIIPTMKISNSFEKTTNPGIKQVWRFFDKDGGALADLITLDSEQVVTGKNYTFYHPFAEADFFEMHKENFATCVPLLIKRMENGKRIGEKPPLTEIRENAQKGLDSFHKSYLRQINPHIYKVSLSSRLKKLKMDLLVAQRRKAKEEEAMANQ; this comes from the coding sequence ATGCATATCAGTGCACTGACCACGGATTTCTATGAATTGACCATGATGCAGGGATATTTCTCGAACAATTTGAATCCCCAAGTGGTTTTCGACATGTTTTACCGAACAAATCCGTTTGAAGGTGGCTATACCATTTTTGCAGGGTTGAACGAACTGATAGACAAACTTGAATCTTTTTCTTTCAGTAAAGAAGACCTTGAGTACCTCAAAGGACTCAACCAGTTTACCGACGACTTCCTCGAATACCTGGCGGGATATCACTTCGCCGGCGAAATATACGCAATCGAGGAAGGTTCGGTAGTTTTCCCTGGCGAACCCTTGGTCAGGGTCCATACAACCCTGATTGAGGCCCAGCTCATCGAGGGACTACTCCTTAATAACCTTAATTTCCAAAGCCTAATCGCCACGAAAGCCTCACGTATGGCCTTAGCTGCCAACCGTGGGCTTCTCATGGAATTCGGTCTTCGCAGGGCACAGGGGGAAGATGGGGCACTGAGTGCCTCCAGGGCCTCTTTCATTGGCGGTTCGGTAGTAACAAGCAACACCCTTGCAGGAAAAACCTATGGAATTCCGGTTTCAGGGACCATGGCTCACTCCTGGATAATGGCCTACGGTAGCGAGCTGGAATCTTTCCGGTCCTTTGCACGCCTCTATCCGGACAATGCGGTACTGCTCATCGATACCTATGATACACTCGGCTCCGGTATCGACAATGCCATCATTGTCGGTCTTGAACAAAAAAAGCTAGGGAAGAAAATCGGTGTCAGGATTGATAGCGGGGACCTTTCCTATCTGCCAAGGGTAATCCGCAAGAAACTTGACGATGCAGGGCTAACTGACGCTTCCATTTGTGTATCAAACGACCTTACCGAGGAAATTGTACAGACTTTGATCCATGATGAGGTACCAATCGACAGCTGGGGCATCGGAACCCATTTGGTTACCGGAGGTGCCCAATCCTCACTCAACGGCGTGTATAAGCTCGCTGCAAAAGAGGGAAAGGATGGGACAATCATCCCGACCATGAAGATTTCCAATAGCTTTGAAAAGACCACCAACCCTGGCATCAAACAGGTTTGGAGATTCTTTGACAAAGATGGCGGGGCCCTGGCCGATCTCATTACCCTGGACAGCGAACAAGTGGTAACCGGCAAGAACTATACTTTCTACCACCCGTTTGCCGAAGCTGATTTCTTTGAGATGCATAAGGAGAACTTTGCTACCTGTGTACCATTGCTAATCAAGCGAATGGAAAACGGGAAAAGAATCGGGGAAAAACCACCTTTGACCGAAATCAGGGAAAATGCCCAAAAAGGCTTGGACTCCTTCCATAAAAGCTATCTGAGGCAGATCAATCCACATATCTACAAGGTAAGCCTGTCTTCCCGTTTGAAAAAACTCAAGATGGACTTATTGGTAGCACAAAGAAGAAAAGCCAAGGAAGAAGAGGCTATGGCCAACCAGTAA
- a CDS encoding sugar-binding transcriptional regulator — protein MGILDNTKFIFMVCELFYQQGYSQKEIAAELKISRPQVSRIIATAIERNLVTIQINYPNEEENLYQRILREEFGIGEVYVYDTGNLSGGEATRKLAEVSKGLFPICVKDNERCGVMAGRTISCLASAIEKSKNRGLSFVPLCGGTAGNGSDWYANSIAQSFAKKTNGTYFILNAPQYLNNCEVKKLLLNEPSIKEILDLGKSCDSVLMGVGNLEVSSTGVQAGNLSVQDIQSLKSQGAVANICSSYINKDGKILDSEISDRIIGQTILDVKNARKVCVARGLSKVEAIKAVLIGGYLDVLITSLDTAKKIVENKREGIK, from the coding sequence ATGGGTATTTTAGATAATACAAAATTCATTTTCATGGTTTGTGAATTATTTTATCAACAGGGATATAGTCAAAAGGAAATCGCTGCAGAACTAAAAATTTCAAGGCCACAGGTTTCTCGGATAATTGCAACGGCAATAGAGCGAAACCTTGTTACAATTCAGATTAATTACCCAAATGAAGAAGAAAACCTATACCAACGCATTTTACGTGAAGAATTCGGGATTGGGGAAGTCTATGTCTATGATACGGGCAACCTTTCTGGTGGTGAAGCAACAAGGAAACTTGCAGAAGTTTCGAAAGGGTTGTTTCCCATCTGCGTAAAAGATAATGAGCGATGTGGGGTTATGGCAGGAAGGACAATCAGTTGTTTGGCCTCTGCGATAGAGAAAAGTAAAAATAGGGGATTGTCATTTGTTCCACTTTGCGGAGGGACTGCAGGGAATGGCTCTGATTGGTATGCAAATTCAATTGCACAGAGTTTCGCGAAGAAAACAAATGGAACCTATTTTATTCTGAACGCCCCCCAATATCTCAACAATTGTGAAGTCAAGAAATTGTTGCTGAATGAGCCGAGTATCAAGGAAATCCTTGACCTAGGAAAGTCCTGTGATTCTGTATTGATGGGAGTTGGAAATCTTGAAGTCAGTTCAACAGGGGTACAAGCCGGAAATCTTTCAGTTCAAGATATCCAGTCTCTCAAGTCACAAGGGGCGGTAGCGAATATCTGCTCTTCGTACATAAATAAAGACGGAAAGATACTAGATAGCGAAATCAGCGATAGAATCATCGGTCAGACAATCCTTGATGTCAAAAATGCCAGAAAAGTTTGTGTGGCTCGGGGACTTTCAAAAGTCGAAGCGATAAAGGCCGTTCTTATAGGTGGTTACTTGGATGTATTGATAACATCTTTGGATACAGCAAAAAAAATAGTCGAAAACAAAAGAGAGGGAATCAAATGA
- a CDS encoding sugar ABC transporter ATP-binding protein, with protein sequence MILETKNLTKRFGSMYALQHIDFSLEKGEIHGLVGENGAGKSTLIKIITGVYHPSEGEIIFDGRKVEITRPSEGRKLGINVIHQDRNLVPSFNGIENIFLGLPSEKKHFCTVDFKAMRERVAAVMAEYEIDVPLDKMASELTPPQKTLLEIVRSMMTECKLLILDEPTASLTDKESEVLFKIIRKVNAKGTAILYISHRLDEIFALTDRITVFKNGELVETVRTKEINQDGLVGLMTDNWVSEQKETIATAFSEIAYSVEHVSTTDLVVKDATFSVRKGEILGIFGLGGSGRTELLEALYGYKSIKEGIVRLNGKQLGTMTPAFSIKQGIVLINEDRRGCSLVESRSVKDNIVLSTIASYSKKGKFDSKSEKQDARDKIAELKIKTTGINQPVWELSGGNQQKVVFAKALMSHPQVFLCDEPTQAVDIKTRFEIHELLRQRAREGSSVVYVTSDLKEMLMVADTIIIMANGRTWEQIPNISVSSEQILTYCYQQR encoded by the coding sequence ATGATATTAGAGACAAAAAACCTAACTAAAAGATTCGGGAGTATGTATGCCTTGCAGCATATCGATTTCTCCCTGGAAAAAGGTGAAATACATGGATTGGTCGGGGAGAATGGCGCCGGGAAGTCTACCCTTATCAAGATAATTACCGGTGTTTATCATCCTAGCGAGGGAGAAATCATTTTTGATGGAAGGAAAGTTGAGATCACGAGGCCATCGGAAGGTAGAAAACTGGGAATAAATGTCATCCATCAGGACCGGAATCTTGTTCCGTCTTTCAATGGGATTGAGAATATATTTTTGGGGCTACCATCCGAAAAAAAGCATTTTTGTACGGTCGATTTCAAGGCTATGAGGGAACGGGTTGCTGCTGTCATGGCAGAATATGAAATTGATGTTCCCTTGGATAAGATGGCTAGTGAACTGACCCCACCGCAGAAAACCTTGCTTGAAATTGTGCGTTCAATGATGACAGAGTGCAAGCTTCTGATACTCGATGAACCTACTGCCTCCCTGACTGATAAAGAGTCGGAAGTACTTTTCAAAATCATTAGAAAGGTGAACGCAAAGGGAACAGCAATTTTATATATTTCCCACCGCTTGGATGAAATCTTTGCTTTGACAGATAGGATTACGGTTTTCAAGAACGGAGAACTGGTGGAGACGGTCAGAACAAAGGAAATCAATCAAGATGGGCTGGTCGGGTTGATGACAGATAACTGGGTAAGTGAACAAAAGGAAACCATTGCTACAGCTTTTAGCGAGATCGCCTATTCTGTCGAACATGTATCAACCACCGATTTGGTGGTTAAAGATGCTACGTTTTCAGTTCGAAAAGGGGAAATTCTCGGAATATTTGGTCTTGGGGGAAGTGGAAGGACTGAGCTATTGGAAGCACTGTATGGTTATAAGTCAATCAAGGAAGGGATTGTTCGTCTGAATGGTAAGCAATTAGGTACCATGACACCGGCATTCTCCATCAAACAGGGAATCGTCTTGATAAACGAAGACCGCCGGGGCTGTTCCCTTGTTGAGAGCAGAAGCGTGAAAGACAATATCGTCCTTTCGACTATTGCATCTTACTCCAAGAAAGGAAAATTTGATTCTAAATCGGAAAAGCAGGATGCAAGAGATAAGATTGCTGAGTTGAAAATAAAAACCACAGGAATTAACCAACCAGTATGGGAATTATCTGGAGGAAATCAGCAAAAGGTTGTTTTCGCAAAGGCCCTGATGTCTCATCCACAGGTTTTCCTCTGTGATGAACCAACCCAGGCTGTTGATATCAAGACGAGATTCGAGATTCATGAACTACTGCGCCAAAGAGCCAGGGAAGGAAGTTCTGTAGTCTATGTAACATCAGATCTCAAGGAAATGCTCATGGTTGCCGATACAATAATCATAATGGCCAATGGAAGGACCTGGGAACAAATCCCAAATATAAGCGTTTCATCGGAGCAGATTCTTACATATTGCTACCAGCAAAGATAA
- a CDS encoding tRNA (cytidine(34)-2'-O)-methyltransferase — MALNIVLFEPEIPQNTGNIARTCAAINARLHLVHPLGYSLDEKHLKRAGLDYWHLVTITEYESVAAFMEIHGKDNLYFFTTKAHCDYTDISYSDDTYLVFGKESAGIDEHILVSHPDACVRIPMIEEARSLNLSNSVAIAAYEYMRQKQFPSLQREGKLHRLSWGETK; from the coding sequence ATGGCACTGAATATTGTATTGTTTGAACCCGAGATCCCACAGAATACCGGCAACATTGCCAGGACCTGTGCTGCAATCAATGCAAGATTGCACCTGGTTCATCCCCTAGGCTATAGCCTTGACGAAAAACATCTCAAACGTGCCGGCCTCGATTACTGGCACCTTGTTACCATAACCGAGTATGAAAGCGTAGCAGCCTTTATGGAAATCCATGGCAAGGACAACCTCTACTTCTTTACAACCAAAGCCCATTGCGACTATACCGATATTTCCTACAGTGATGATACGTATCTGGTATTCGGGAAAGAAAGTGCAGGGATTGACGAACACATACTGGTCTCGCATCCCGATGCCTGTGTCAGGATCCCTATGATCGAGGAAGCCCGAAGCCTGAATCTTTCCAACAGCGTGGCCATTGCCGCCTATGAATATATGCGCCAGAAGCAGTTTCCCTCATTGCAACGAGAGGGAAAACTCCATAGACTTTCCTGGGGGGAAACAAAGTGA